One genomic window of Amphiura filiformis chromosome 3, Afil_fr2py, whole genome shotgun sequence includes the following:
- the LOC140149311 gene encoding LOW QUALITY PROTEIN: uncharacterized protein KIAA1958-like (The sequence of the model RefSeq protein was modified relative to this genomic sequence to represent the inferred CDS: inserted 1 base in 1 codon), which produces GIFASLSEEEFNELLRNKDSENTIKATKKSVNILRAYLREKGQPENFESLDKVELAKLLEKFYAELRKTDGNEYKTASMNGIRTGLNRHLKNEWPGFIDIIKDTEFTDANVSFKAVLVQLKKXGNGDVKHHASIDENDIETLYRSGVFNQDSPAGLQYKVWFELMLYICRRGRENLRDLKKGHFIVEADSDGQEYVMQAVDELTKKTQEDNTSSRTDAGRMYATNTDECPVASFKMYVSKLNPDCEAFFQTPKRVAPADSDCPWYKKSPVGQTTLGSFMNVLSKQAELSKVYTNHCIRATCITILDGEGFATRDICKVSGHANEGSLAGYVGRVKDARKQDMSDALSRSLGHRPEDKSTIAKPKPTAPATVSRPPVPQAAADMDFVNEKQDYEAMDFVDLELTLRRLFTQNKISK; this is translated from the exons GGGATATTCGCGAGCCTCAGCGAAGAAGAATTTAACGAGCTTTTAAGgaataaagattctgaaaacacaaTCAAGGCAACGAAAAAATCTGTGAATATTCTTCGAGCGTACCTTCGGGAAAAGGGGCAGCCTGAAAATTTTGAATCTCTGGACAAGGTGGAATTAGCGAAACTGCTGGAAAAATTTTACGCGGAGCTTCGGAAAACAGACGGTAATGAATACAAAACAGCATCCATGAACGGGATTCGTACTGGCCTGAATCGCCATCTAAAGAACGAGTGGCCTGGATTTATTGACATAATTAAAGACACGGAGTTTACGGATGCCAATGTTTCATTCAAAGCGGTATTGGTTCAGCTTAAAA TTGGCAACGGAGATGTTAAGCACCATGCATCGATTGATGAGAATGACATTGAAACCTTGTATCGGTCTGGAGTTTTTAATCAAGATTCACCGGCTGGACTTCAATACAAGGTTTGGTTTGAGCTCATGCTATATATCTGCCGTAGAGGCAGAGAGAATTTAAGAGATTTGAAGAAGGGTCACTTTATCGTAGAGGCCGATTCAGATGGACAAGAGTATGTTATGCAAGCTGTAGACGAGTTGACAAAAAAGACGCAAGAAGACAACACATCATCAAGAACAGATGCAGGGCGAATGTACGCAACCAATACCGATGAATGCCCGGTCGCATCTTTCAAAATGTATGTCTCTAAACTTAATCCTGACTGTGAAGCATTCTTCCAAACTCCAAAACGAGTTGCACCTGCAGATTCAGACTGTCCCTGGTACAAGAAATCACCAGTTGGACAGACAACGCTGGGTAGCTTCATGAACGTCTTATCAAAGCAAGCGGAGCTTTCAAAGGTGTACACAAACCACTGTATTCGCGCAACCTGTATCACAATCCTCGATGGAGAAGGCTTTGCTACCCGAGATATATGCAAAGTGTCTGGTCACGCAAATGAAGGAAGTCTGGCAGGTTACGTTGGAAGGGTAAAGGATGCAAGGAAGCAGGACATGTCGGATGCACTGTCACGGTCGCTTGGGCATAGGCCTGAAGATAAGTCTACAATTGCAAAGCCAAAGCCAACCGCACCAGCAACAGTAAGTAGACCTCCAGTGCCTCAAGCT